Proteins encoded by one window of Elaeis guineensis isolate ETL-2024a chromosome 12, EG11, whole genome shotgun sequence:
- the LOC105061320 gene encoding uncharacterized protein yields MVVGLGPGRFYGSSLPRPRFYTEVKLNDERVDPPVPVMDPLLLWANDAHWSMGGLSFKRHRLQGRIEGSIKKLRAQQERTHGSSPSLNRNPAAKPRFSGHKPLSLASLRSDSSDSEEEEFQKKAKDVSIVSSPLIGSAQKRKRARRLGDEFDRIAEQQQMGKQSEEGEGVASRTRSRKPDVEEVELGEEPTVTGKGSVERRKRKEVDGVTPRRISPRKKKLI; encoded by the coding sequence ATGGTAGTGGGTTTGGGGCCGGGGAGGTTCTACGGGAGCAGCCTCCCGCGGCCGCGCTTCTACACCGAGGTGAAGCTGAACGACGAACGCGTCGACCCGCCGGTGCCCGTCATGGATCCGCTGCTCTTATGGGCAAACGACGCTCACTGGTCCATGGGCGGCCTCAGCTTCAAGCGCCATCGCCTCCAGGGCCGGATCGAGGGCTCCATCAAGAAGCTCCGCGCACAGCAAGAGAGAACGCACGGAAGCTCTCCTTCCCTCAACCGAAACCCGGCGGCCAAGCCAAGGTTCTCCGGCCATAAGCCCCTGTCTCTGGCTTCGCTCCGTTCCGACTCCTCCGACTCAGAGGAGGAGGAGTTCCAGAAGAAGGCAAAGGATGTTAGCATCGTTTCGTCTCCGTTGATTGGGTCCgctcagaagaggaagagggCGAGGAGGCTCGGTGATGAGTTTGATAGGATTGCAGAACAGCAGCAGATGGGGAAGCAGAGTGAGGAGGGGGAAGGGGTTGCATCGAGGACCCGGAGCCGGAAGCCGGACGTGGAGGAAGTGGAACTCGGTGAGGAGCCTACCGTCACTGGGAAAGGGAGCgtggagaggaggaagaggaaggaggtggATGGTGTTACGCCGAGAAGGATTTCTCCAAGGAAGAAGAAGCTGATTTGA